One Cupriavidus pauculus DNA segment encodes these proteins:
- a CDS encoding N-6 DNA methylase, whose product MKAIADELDDGYRHRMAEMLRFMLSEIMVIWGFPAWDPVPEVVRGKITNAISAYDTAVAEEEPFLDLLGPLYQELSSRGGKQQLGQFFTPWNLAKLMAHLTIPPDPQEDTSGRLIATCDPTCGSGVLMLAAASAVLEKEGAAALRKWSFHGCDVDPICARMMAIQFLANCASHRIEVGEVVVFRGDSLNLQVKKELITHASAPGLAVMPANAPGRQKLLADTARGAGVTPVTADSME is encoded by the coding sequence GTGAAAGCGATCGCGGACGAGCTCGATGATGGCTATCGCCACCGAATGGCAGAAATGCTGAGGTTCATGCTGAGCGAAATCATGGTTATCTGGGGCTTCCCTGCGTGGGACCCGGTTCCGGAAGTTGTCCGCGGCAAGATCACCAACGCGATATCGGCCTACGATACGGCGGTTGCAGAAGAAGAGCCGTTCCTCGATCTCCTCGGCCCGCTCTACCAGGAGCTCTCGAGCCGTGGTGGCAAGCAGCAGCTCGGGCAGTTCTTCACGCCGTGGAACCTTGCAAAGCTGATGGCTCATTTGACTATTCCACCCGATCCCCAGGAGGACACAAGCGGCAGGCTTATCGCAACCTGTGATCCCACCTGTGGCAGCGGGGTGCTGATGCTCGCGGCAGCGAGTGCTGTCCTCGAGAAGGAAGGCGCCGCGGCTCTCCGGAAGTGGAGTTTCCATGGGTGCGACGTTGATCCGATCTGCGCGCGGATGATGGCCATTCAGTTCCTCGCGAACTGTGCGAGCCATCGCATCGAGGTTGGTGAGGTGGTCGTGTTCCGGGGGGATAGTTTGAACCTCCAAGTGAAAAAGGAGCTGATCACGCACGCGAGTGCCCCGGGTCTGGCCGTCATGCCAGCGAATGCACCAGGGCGACAAAAGCTGCTCGCGGACACCGCCCGCGGCGCCGGCGTGACGCCTGTCACCGCGGATTCCATGGAGTAA